A window from Acidimicrobiia bacterium encodes these proteins:
- the rpsO gene encoding 30S ribosomal protein S15 has translation MPDPTATIAEHRLHETDTGSPEVQVALLTERINHLTEHLKVHTKDHHSRRGLLMMVGRRRRLLDYLRRNDVERYRALIAKLGLRR, from the coding sequence ATGCCCGACCCCACCGCCACCATCGCCGAGCACCGCCTCCACGAGACCGACACCGGCTCTCCCGAGGTCCAGGTGGCGCTCCTCACCGAGCGCATCAACCACCTGACGGAGCACCTGAAGGTCCACACCAAGGACCATCACTCGCGCCGCGGCCTGCTGATGATGGTGGGCCGGCGCCGTCGGTTGCTCGACTACCTCCGGCGCAACGACGTCGAGCGGTACCGGGCGCTCATCGCCAAGCTCGGCCTGCGCCGGTAG